The window TTAATGATAGCAAGAAATCTAATATATTTTGAAATATACAAGACTTCTTCCGCTAGTATATTACCTAGTTCAAGTTCCAAGAGTATCTCTCAGGCAAAATGCCACCTCTGTCTTATATCAATTGATATATCCATATAATATTATCAAAATAGTAGATAAAATTAAAGGTTATGTACCAAGTCGGTCGCGTTTAGTTTTCTTAGGTATTGTTTTGAAGAAGTAAAACAATCAGCTAATTATATTATTTAATTACTAAACTACACACCTTTCTTGTTATTGTCATTTTTATTCATCATCATTCTATCATATTATTGAATTTTTACACAATAAAAATTATTAATAATTAAATTTTCACTAATATTATATTGCTGAATTATACTTGTAAGTGCAAGTAAATAAAATTGCAAAAAATCTCATATAAAAATTTCATGATGCTAAGTTTATTTTAGAAAAAACAAAGCAAGGAGTTTTTATATGGGTTACAAACATCTTGGCATATATGAAAGAATTTATATTGAGAATCAATTGAAGTTTAAAGTAAAAATTAGTGAAATAGCTAAAAATCTTAATCGAAGTATTAGTACTATTATTCGAGAAGTCAATAGAAATAAAGATAGTAATCATTATTTTTCATTAATTGCACAAAATAAAGCAGAAAACAGAAAACAATCACATGTTTATTTTCATAAGTTTAAAAATAGAGAATTAGTAAAATATGTACAACAAAAATTACTATTAGGTTGATCGCCTGAACAAATTTATGGCAGAATTAAAAATTTTCATAAAGAATGAATTATTAGTTTTAAAACAATTTACAATTGAATTTATTCTGGATTACTTGAAAAAGTTACTAATAAAAATTTAAGAAGAAAAGGTAAGAAACGAAAATCTCAAGAAAATCGCGGTAAATTTAATGGTAAATCAATTAAAGAACGAAATATTAATGTTAATAATCGTATAACTGTTGGTCATTGAGAAGGTGATACTGTAGTATCATCACGAGGTAAAAGTAAATCATGTTTAATAACTTTAGTTGAAAGAACATCAAGATTTACTTTAGCAATGTTAGTTGAAAATAGAACTACTAAAGTTGTTAACGAAAACATTAGCCATTATTTATCAATTCTTCCAAATAATCTTGTTAAGACTATAACATTTGATAGGGGTAAAGAATTTTCTAATTGACAACAACTTGAAAAAAATTTAAATGTGAAAATTTATTTTGCTAATGCGTATTCGCCTTGACAAAGAGGTACTAATGAAAATACTAATGGTTTAATTAGAGAAAAATTTCCTAAAAAATTTAATTTTTCAAATACTACTAAAAATGCAGTTCATAAATTTATATTGTCTTTAAACCAAAGACCAAGAAAAATACTAAATTATCTTTCACCAATCGAATATTTGGTTAGAAAAATAATTTAGTTGCACTTAACTTTACAATTTGGCATTTTTTAATATCGATTTTATTAACTAACTGATATTTTTAAATGCTTACTATCTTTTCTTTTTAAGAATAACAATATGCACCCCGCTAATACTGCTAATAATGAGACAACAAGAATCATTGTTAAAACAATTTGATATCCCGTTTGGCTAGAAAATTTTTCTTCTTTACCATCAACAATCTCAACAATTTCATAACGATTATAAACAACAGAAGCAATATGTCAAAATCAAGCATCAGGAGAAAAAGAAATTAAAGAAATAAATGCTACCATTAAACCATAATTTTTTTCAGGAATATTTAATTCATTAATTACTGCTCAACGATTAGTTACTAAACATCAACAAGTTATTCCTAAAAGAATAAACATCACTGAAACAATAATTTGAATTGTAATTCTTCCAACAACTCCAAAATTATTAATTGTTGTTCCAAACCCAGGAGTAATAATGGCAATCAAAATTAAACAGCTATTTATTACTAGTCCCAAAGTAATAAAGAGAATGTATTTTTCTCAGCGATCAGCCATAT is drawn from Spiroplasma endosymbiont of Asaphidion curtum and contains these coding sequences:
- a CDS encoding IS30 family transposase, with translation MGYKHLGIYERIYIENQLKFKVKISEIAKNLNRSISTIIREVNRNKDSNHYFSLIAQNKAENRKQSHVYFHKFKNRELVKYVQQKLLLGWSPEQIYGRIKNFHKEWIISFKTIYNWIYSGLLEKVTNKNLRRKGKKRKSQENRGKFNGKSIKERNINVNNRITVGHWEGDTVVSSRGKSKSCLITLVERTSRFTLAMLVENRTTKVVNENISHYLSILPNNLVKTITFDRGKEFSNWQQLEKNLNVKIYFANAYSPWQRGTNENTNGLIREKFPKKFNFSNTTKNAVHKFILSLNQRPRKILNYLSPIEYLVRKII